In Dryobates pubescens isolate bDryPub1 chromosome 8, bDryPub1.pri, whole genome shotgun sequence, a genomic segment contains:
- the PDCD11 gene encoding protein RRP5 homolog, with product MASMEENFPRGGVQKKPTEGKTPNLKLERDNLFDVHHEEQSQKRKRSQRDQGNQKKFKADKTATAKGSVLNIEPLTVEAVCEGMLFLGCIKEVSDYELVISLPNGLSGFVPVTQISDAYSKMLSKEVAQGELLEDLNSLLDMYSPGMLVRCVVTTVEKSADGRRSIKLSINPKMVNKGLNASALAQGMLLSGFVASVEDHGYLIDIGVSGTHAFLPRQKAQNYIKAVKKGPDLKIGQNLNCVIVEVKNEGRVVRLSVDRSEVAASLATERQNWTLSNLLPGLVVKARVQKVAPFGVKMTFLSSFTGIVDFMHMDPEKSTNYSPDQVMKACILSVHPTSKVVHLTLRQAFLHPGGSPNQLSSDRMGAVVEESTVKAFYKQFGAIFELDDGTLAFARLKHLSKNRKSFKPGAFKPGCKHKCRIIDYSLMDEMCIVSLKYQIIEARILQYRDIRTGDVVQGRVVALKPVGVQVKVAEGIKGLVPSMHLADVILKQPEKKYSIGDEVKCRVLECNPAGKRLILTLKKSLVQSNLPVLSSYEDANPGLITHGFVVCAREFGCIVKFYNDVKGLVPKNELSSEPVSCPDKVFHEGQVVKVTVLKCEPQEERLLLSFRLSGKPSTEGEKERTPKNKQEVKYQIGEMVDVKVLKKKDNGLDVSILEDEGNAVAWIPTTHLSDFIGTCRLLWHCLQEGDVLPRVMCLSDNGERIILSRKAAVISAVQEEQVVRSFSDIQPGMLLTGYVRNVMPFGVFVEFPCGVTGLAPKVSMSDKFVTDTKDHFVVGQTVMAKVMSIDEEKQRMLLNLKVSECSSGNAAAESFALLNQYFKEMKEIRNLLRRRGELSMARGLCELVPGKELQLVVQDVKEDGSALFSGSCVTGWTVTATGYHLGDKKVVPGEKAKALVLHVDALTSKVYVSLREELLKQRAKQWLAENSQHSAVVQHVAEQFAVVSLLETGHLAAIPIASHFNDTFRFDSEKLKVGQTVSVTLKVTKVNDHGILLAVQGPAKKNVYVRVRKESEPAAEEMIAVVKHSLSLGDIVTGTVKSVKATHVTVAIDDKLTGSIHASRILDEVPIGSFPTYTLKAGQKVTARVIGGREVNTHRYLPITHPHFKESIPELSIRPSEMAGKVTAMLNLKEDNTLKKLGLYNVGDTVTCFVKKYNVLKNWLEVEVAPDIRARVPHLLLSLNTKVLKHPEKSFKNGQAISATVTGTDVTETNLCLSLTGIQSLEQGTITVGMVTKMTPHIGLTIMLPGGKTGKVSIFHLNDTYKENPLGDFKVGKIVRCYILSNENSKIQLSLRQSRLKPKSNSKVEDVEIACIKDVKKGQLVRGYVKSVAPSGVFFALSTSVLGRILFQNVSPYFVQKHSLYEKYLPEGKLLTAKVLGVTGKHVELSLLPEDTGMPNVLPESLGLPQYSAEEENTETDGRGKTEKLTVKAKRRRGNSDSEQEAKPKKRKICPADENDSGIEVYYREEDDDDQEEVAAKKKSKMRKPREPPRLQVSVGFTWDEDINAMDVPMLNQKEQSSESEEEEDPQSKVKKQTKKEKELEKQKKEKELCKLEAALMDPSRQPQSADDFDRLVLSSPNSSILWLQYMAFHLQATEIEKARAVAERALKTICFREEQEKLNVWVALLNLENMYGTEETLMKVFERAVQYNEPLKVFQHLCDIYASSEKNQKAEELYHTMLKRFRQEKSVWLKYASFLLKQGQTEATHRLLERALKALPTKEHVDVISRFAQLEFRFGDSEHAKALFESTLSSYPKRTDVWSIYMDIMIKHGSQKEIRDIFERVIHLSLAPKKMKFFFKRYLDYEKKFGTTESVLAVKRAALEYVETKSSLVDT from the exons ATGGCATCTATGGAAGAAAACTTTCCTCGAGGGGGTGtgcagaaaaaacccacagaaggaaaaacaccCAACCTGAAGTTAGAGCGGGACAATTTGTTTGAT GTTCACCATGAAGAGCAAtcccagaaaagaaaaaggagccaAAGGGATCAAGGAAACCAGAAAAAGTTCAAGGCAGACAAAACAGCCACTGCTAAAGGCAGTGTTTTGAATATTGAGCCACTCACAGTTGAG GCGGTCTGTGAAGGGATGCTGTTCCTTGGTTGTATAAAAGAGGTCAGTGACTATGAGCTAGTCATCAGCTTGCCCAATGGACTATCAGGATTTGTGCCAGTCACACAGATCAGTGATGCCTACAGCAAAATGCTGAGCAAGGAGGTGGCCCAAGGAGAGCTCCTGGAG GACTTGAATTCGCTGTTAGACATGTATTCTCCAGGGATGCTGGTCAGGTGTGTCGTGACCACTGTAGAGAAAAGTGCTGACGGACGCCGGAGTATTAAGTTATCAATCAACCCCAAGATGGTCAATAAGGGTCTGAACGCTTCAGCACTAGCACAAGGCATG ctgctctctggcttTGTGGCTAGTGTGGAAGACCATGGCTACCTCATTGATATTGGAGTCAGTGGGACTCATGCTTTCCTGCCTCGTCAGAAAGCCCAAAACTACATCAAAGCAGTCAAGAAAG GGCCTGATCTGAAAATAGGCCAGAACCTGAACTGTGTGATTGTGGAAGTAAAGAATGAGGGAAGGGTGGTCCGTTTGTCCGTTGATCGGTCAGAGGTTGCTGCATCCCTTGCAACAGAGAGACAgaactggaccctctccaatttattgccagggctggtggtgaaAGCTCGAGTGCAGAAG GTGGCCCCATTTGGGGTCAAAATGACCTTTCTATCGTCTTTCACTGGCATTGTGGATTTCATGCACATGGACCCCGAGAAATCCACAAACTATTCTCCAGATCAAGTG ATGAAAGCTTGCATCCTCTCTGTCCACCCCACCTCCAAGGTGGTGCACCTTACTCTACGGCAGGCCTTCCTCCACCCTGGGGGCTCCCCAAACCAGCTCTCCAGTGATCGCATGGGGGCCGTGGTGGAGGAGTCAACAGTGAAAGCTTTCTACAAGCAGTTTGGTGCCATCTTTGAGCTTGATGATGGTACTCTTGCATTTGCACGG tTGAAACACCTTTCAAAAAACAGAAAATCCTTTAAACCTGGAGCATTTAAACCGGGATGCAAACATAAATGTCGAATCATTGACTACAGCCTGATGGATGAGATGTGTATTGTGTCTCTGAAGTA TCAGATTATTGAAGCACGGATTCTGCAATACCGAGATATCCGCACAGGGGATGTGGTGCAG GGCAGAGTGGTTGCTCTGAAACCTGTTGGGGTGCAGGTGAAAGTGGCTGAGGGGATTAAAGGGCTCGTGCCATCCATGCATCTTGCTGATGTGATCCTGAAGCAGCCTGAGAAGAAATACAGCATAGGGGATGAAGTCAAGTGTCGg GTCCTAGAGTGCAATCCTGCAGGAAAGAGGCTGATCCTTACTCTAAAGAAAAGTCTTGTCCAATCAAACCTTCCAGTTCTCTCCAGTTATGAAGATGCAAACCCAGGGCTGATCACACACGGCTTTGTGGTGTGTGCAAGGGAATTTGGCTGCATTGTAAAGTTCTAcaatgatgtcaaaggtctggTACCCAAGAATGAGCTGAGCTCAGAACCCGTATCTTGTCCAGATAAAGTCTTTCATGAAGGCCAG gtTGTTAAAGTAACAGTCTTAAAATGTGAGCCCCAGGAGGAAAGACTTTTGCTGTCCTTCAGGTTATCAGGCAAGCCTtccacagagggagaaaaggagcgTACTCCAAAGAACAAGCAGGAAGTGAAATACCAAATAGGAGAG aTGGTTGATGTGAAAGTCTTGAAGAAGAAAGATAATGGGCTAGATGTTTCCATCTTAGAAGATGAAGGCAATGCAGTAGCCTGGATTCCCACAACACACCTCTCTGACTTCATTGGTACTTGTAGGCTGCTGTGGCATTGTCTTCAAGAGGGAGATGTCCTGCCCAGAGTTATGTGCTTGAGTGACAACGGAGAGCGTATC atcttgagcagaaaggctgcagtgaTTTCTGCTGTACAGGAGGAGCAAGTTGTAAGAAGTTTCTCTGATATCCAGCCTGGGATGCTGTTGACTGGTTATGTGAGGAATGTGATGCCCTTTGGAGTGTTCGTGGAGTTCCCTTGTGGTGTGACAGGGCTGGCACCCAAAGTG AGCATGAGTGACAAGTTTGTGACGGACACCAAGGACCACTTTGTGGTGGGACAGACTGTGATGGCAAAGGTGATGAGCATTGATGAGGAGAAGCAGCGCATGCTCCTCAATCTGAAGGTGTCAGAGTGCAGCTCAGGcaatgctgctgcagagagctttgCCCTGCTGAATCAGTATTTCAAGGAGATGAAAGAAATCAGAAACTTGCTGAGAAGAAGAG GGGAGCTCAGCATGGCCCGAGGCCTTTGTGAGTTGGTGcctgggaaagagctgcagctggttgTGCAAGATGTGAAGGAGGATGGCTCAGCACTGTTCAGTGGCAGCTGTGTTACAGGCTGGACTGTAACAGCCACTGGCTATCATCTGGGAG ACAAAAAAGTGGTTCCTGGTGAGAAAGCCAAGGCATTGGTTCTTCATGTGGATGCCCTCACATCTAAGGTGTATGTTTCTCTTCGGGAAGAGCTGTTAAAGCAAAGAGCCAAGCAA TGGCTCGCAGAGAACTCTCAGCACTCTGCCGTCGTGCAGCACGTAGCGGAGCAGTTTGCAGTTGTGTCGTTGTTGGAAACAGGCCACCTGGCAGCCATCCCCATAGCATCTCACTTCAATGACACCTTCCGCTTTGACTCTGAAAAACTGAAGGTGGGACAGACAGTCTCTGTAACCTTAAAAGTAACAAAGGTGAACGACCACGGAATCTTGCTGGCAGTGCAAGGCCCAGCAAAGAAGAATGTTTACGTAAGGGTCCGGAAGGAGTCTGAGCCGGCAGCAGAAGAGATGATTGCTGTTGTGAAACACTCGCTTTCCCTGGGGGATATTGTTACTGGTACTGTTAAATCTGTCAAAGCAACCCATGTCACCGTTGCTATTGATGACAAGCTGACGGGTTCAATCCATGCATCCCGGATTCTGGACGAAGTGCCCATAGGCTCTTTTCCAACGTATACTCTGAAAGCTGGCCAGAAGGTGACTGCTCGAGTCATTGGAGGCAGAGAGGTGAATACTCACAG ATACCTGCCCATCACCCACCCACACTTCAAAGAGTCCATTCCAGAGCTCAGCATTCGACCAAG TGAAATGGCAGGGAAAGTCACAGCAATGCTGAACCTTAAAGAAGACAATACACTCAAGAAACTTGGACTGTACAATGTTGGAGACACAGTCACCTGTTTTGTCAAAAAG TATAATGTCCTCAAAAATTGGCTGGAGGTAGAAGTTGCCCCTGACATTCGAGCAAGAGTTCCTcatctgctgctgtctctgaaCACCAAG GTCTTAAAACATCCAGAAAAGAGCTTCAAAAATGGCCAGGCAATATCAGCTACAGTGACTGGAACAGATGTCACTGAAACAAACCTCTGCTTGTCACTCACAG GAATTCAGTCATTGGAGCAGGGCACTATCACTGTAGGTATGGTAACAAAGATGACTCCACACATTGGTTTGACCATTATGCTGCCAGGTGGGAAAACTGGCAAAGTCAGCATCTTCCACCTGAATGATACGTACAAGGAGAATCCTCTGGGTGACTTCAAAGTTGGCAAGATTGTCAG GTGTTACATCCTGTCCAATGAGAATAGCAAAATCCAGTTATCTTTGCGGCAGTCCCG GCTAAAGCCAAAGAGCAACAGCAAAGTGGAGGATGTTGAAATAGCATGTATTAAGGATGTTAAAAAAGGGCAGCTAGTGAGAGGCTACGTCAAATCAGTTGCTCCATCAGGTGTATTCTTTGC cTTGTCCACTTCTGTTCTGGGCCGAATCTTGTTCCAGAATGTTTCCCCTTACTTTGTACAGAAACACTCCTTATATGAAAAGTACctgcctgaagggaagctgctcACTGCCAAGGTGCTTGG TGTAACTGGAAAACATGTTGAGCTCTCTCTCTTGCCTGAGGACACTGGGATGCCAAATGTCTTGCCTGAATCCCTGGGTCTACCACAGTATAGTGCAGAGGAAGAGAACACAGAGACAGATGGTAGGGGGAAGACAGAAAAGCTCACGGTGAAGGCAAAacggagaagaggaaactctgACAGTGAGCAG GAGGCAAagccaaaaaaaaggaagatctgCCCAGCAGATGAAAATGACAGTGGAATTGAGGTATATTACCGagaggaggatgatgatgacCAGGAGGAAGTGGCAGCTAAAAAGAAATCTAAG ATGAGGAAACCTCGTGAACCTCCCAGGTTACAGGTTTCCGTGGGCTTCACCTGGGATGAGGACATAAATGCAATGGATGTACCTATGCTGAATCAGAAGGAACAGAGCTCagagagtgaggaggaggaggatcctCAGTCAAAG gtgaagaaacaaacaaagaaggagaaggagctagagaagcagaagaaggaaaaggagctcTGCAAATTGGAGGCAGCTCTAATGGACCCCAGTCGACAGCCCCAGTCAGCAGATGACTTTGACcgcctggtgctgagcagtcCCAACAGCTCCATCCTCTGGCTACAGTACATGGCTTTCCACCTCCAGGCTACTGAGATTGAGAAGgccagagctgtggcagagagAGCACTTAAGACAATCTGCTTTAG GGAAGAACAGGAGAAGCTGAATGTCTGGGTAGCTCTGCTGAACTTGGAGAACATGTATGGTACCGAGGAGACACTGATGAAAGTTTTTGAGAGAGCTGTTCAATACAATGAACCTCTGAAAGTCTTCCAGCATCTGTGTGACATCTATGCCAGTTCTGAGAAGAACCAG AAAGCAGAAGAATTGTATCACACAATGCTGAAGCGGTTCCGTCAGGAGAAATCAGTGTGGCTGAAATATGCCTCTTTCCTCCTGAAGCAAGGCCAAACTGAGGCTACACACAGGCTTTTGGAGCGTGCTCTCAAGGCATTGCCCACCAAAGAAC ATGTGGATGTCATTTCAAGGTTTGCACAGCTGGAGTTCCGTTTTGGGGACTCAGAACATGCCAAGGCCCTctttgagagtaccctcagcagcTATCCCAAGCGGACAGACGTCTGGTCCATCTACATGGACATCATGATCAAACACGGCAGCCAGAAGGAAATACG GGACATCTTTGAGAGGGTCATACACTTGAGCTTGGCACCAAAGAAGATGAAATTCTTCTTTAAACGCTACCTGGATTATGAGAAGAAATTTGGTACAACAGAAAGTGTCCTGGCTGTTAAAAGAGCAGCACTTGAGTATGTGGAGACCAAGAGTTCCCTTGTTGACACCTAA
- the CALHM2 gene encoding calcium homeostasis modulator protein 2, whose amino-acid sequence MAALIAENFRFLSLFFKSKDVMIFNGLVALGTVGSEELFSVVAFHCPCSPARNYIYGLAAIGVPALALFLIGVIWNNHTWNLVAECHKRGVKNFSAAATFLLFGSIMGRAAVAPVTWSVISLLRGEAYICALSEFVKPSSLDKFPAESGAEVLARFPCKDVPANLTKFREEVTRRLRYESQLFGWLLIGIVAVLVFLTKCLKHCCSPLSYRQEAYWAQYRSSEDQLFRRTAEVHSRILAAKNVKQFFGFVALNKEEKELVQEFPVEGVQPSPQWNAITGVYIYRENKGFPLYSRLHKWAKGVEGNGPSPEAHEMLFLAS is encoded by the exons ATGGCTGCGCTCATCGCCGAGAACTTCCGCTTCCTCTCCTTGTTCTTCAAGAGCAAAGATGTAATGATCTTCAACGGTTTGGTGGCCCTGGGCACAGTGGGGAGTGAGGAGCTCTTCTCAGTCGTTGCCTtccactgcccctgctcccctgctcgCAACTACATCTATGGGCTGGCTGCTATTGGCgtcccagccctggccctctTCCTCATTGGCGTCATCTGGAACAACCACACCTGGAACCTGGTGGCCGAGTGCCACAAGCGTGGCGTCAAgaacttctctgctgctgccaccttccTCCTCTTTGGTTCCATCATGGGCCGGGCAGCTGTGGCACCCGTCACCTGGTCGGTCATCTCGCTGCTGCGTGGGGAAGCTTACATCTGCGCCCTCAGCGAGTTTGTTAAGCCGTCCTCCCTGGACAAGTTCCCAGCCGAGTCTGGGGCCGAAGTGTTGGCCAGGTTCCCCTGTAAAGACGTGCCAGCAAACCTCACCAAGTTCAGGGAGGAGGTGACGCGCAGGCTGAGATACGAGTCCCAG cTTTTTGGCTGGCTGCTCATCGGCATCGTGGCAGTCCTGGTTTTCCTCACCAAGTGTctgaagcactgctgctctccgCTGAGCTACCGCCAAGAGGCTTACTGGGCCCAGTACCGCTCCAGCGAGGACCAGCTCTTCCGACGCACAGCTGAGGTTCACTCCAGAATCCTGGCAGCCAAGAATGTGAAGCAGTTCTTTGGCTTTGTGGCCCTgaacaaggaggagaaggagctggtgcAGGAGTTCCCAGTGGAGGGTGTCCAGCCAAGCCCCCAGTGGAATGCCATTACAGGTGTCTACATCTACCGGGAGAACAAGGGCTTCCCCCTCTACAGCCGGCTCCACAAGTGGGCCAAGGGAGTGGAAGGGAATGGGCCAAGCCCAGAAGCTCACGAAATGCTCTTTTTGGCTTCCTAA
- the ATP5MK gene encoding ATP synthase membrane subunit K, mitochondrial, whose translation MAGHDSGSQHQFTGFQKYFNSYTIIGRRNYVLATYASVAMLVLYFKFKPKKQAPAVADK comes from the exons ATGGCTGGCCATGACTCAGGATCTCAGCACCAGTTCACTGGATTTCAGAAGTACTTCAATTCCTACACCATCATAGGCAGGAGGAAT TATGTGTTAGCAACATATGCAAGTGTTGCAATGCTCGTCTTGTATTTCAAGTTTAAGCCTAAAAAGcaagctcctgctgtggcagataAGTAA